TTCCACCTGAACAGGTATACCTCATCCTCATtaaatcttgaaaataaaaacatggcaTACTGAAACTCTTAATTAGTTTCGAtaatgttatcgcaactaactcttaataatagtaatacactGACTTAGTCTTATTTTTTGATAATGCCTTAACATTCAGCCatgaattgaaacaaaataatatgggTTGAAATGTCAATCCatcaaccatttttgtttttgcataatTTTACACCATAGCATAGGTACTTTTTTTTAgcaacagctaattccattTTCTCAATCTTGTTAACTATGGTATAGTTGAGATAATTATTaatttacacccccccccccccccccccccacttacAGGTCAAAATTGTTTCAGACTACAACTGTACACAAGTAAATCAATTCAACTTTTTATTAAGATGTCAATACTTAAGATATTAAAATTTATTCGCAttcaatttgataaaatccAGGTACGTTTCTGGGGGAGTCGGTGTATGAGACCAACCTTAGAGGCTCTGAATGAATGGGATGGATCGGTTCAAGACTTGGTGGAGGCGCTACAAGAATGTGATCGAGTAGATTGCCTCTCTGTCTTAGTCCAAGCTCTCTTAAAAACACTACAGGAAGGACAAGGTGGAAAGACAACAGGAACTAACATCTTAACGCAAGGTTAGAAGAACGGTGTTACtgttaagcccttttcacactgtatatTTGCGTTTACGCTTACATTGGTAACTCTGCAGGATCCTTAAGTGAGGACTGAGGGCATTAAGCCAAGGTACTCCAAGGACtatagacctttttgcaaataccattgcgcaagcgcaaactgttgaatgaggtgcattgtgggatagctatggatcaaatttgatcaccagctagaccacaatgcacctcattccaagctttacgcgctcACCCGAGTATAGTTCTGGGAGTAAAGCCAAGGGTGCTTGATTGTTGGTGGAGTGCAAATCAGACACAAAAGTGCtaacataaacaaaacttgGAGAACTGAAATACAaaatgccccttaccagaggaaaactgctgtgccccttcaagcaCACAATTCATCGCATGTTTTATTCTCTACCAATAGagaattaaattttgtatgttttttaattttttaggcTCAGCATGAACTTACAATTTTCTTTCAGACTGATTCCAAAGTCTAGAAagctcatagagttatatataagaactagagggcgcactggcctatatacgcgctccggcatgcacgcaggcggccattttctaagttgacaaaactggcatctcacagcgtgtgtttgtgcggccattttgtaagttgatcaaacagcatcgcgtgagcgttcaataaaaaaaacctcaaacgtgtatttcatattcaacgcgcgtgcagaattaagcgcttgtcatcttgcggtcccatggcgtttgtgcacgaatcatcactcgtgcgccctctagttcttatatataactctatgagaaAGCTGAACTTCCATTCCTAGTATTTCAAGCATCAAAAACGTGTTTTTAAACTTTTGCTAGTGCTTCTCATCTGCTGGAAGCAACAACTTGGGCACTAGAAATATCAACACTTTGGGCAGCCTATAACAGCCTTCATATCTTCTGATACTTATCTTGTGTTTAAATATTGGGACAGGACAAAGAGGTCAATGTCGCTGCTACTTCTtggtcaaataaaaaaaaacttttacacCCACTTGAGGTCAAAGTTTAtcagtttacaaaaaacaaactggTATATTTTATGAGTTGGGCCACCCTTGAACTAAAGTTGAGAATTTAAACTGAGGAGATTGGGTTGAGTggtgttgtgggggggggggggagggggtcattaactttaaaaacagtttaaagaattaaatgaaagaaaaaaagaaaacataatgaAGTAAaatgtattgattgtcaaaacACTTTATTGAAGTGtgtgttattgttattgatttctaatgttttcattttgcagataCGATTCCCTTATCTCCGTTTATAGTGCCGCCAATCTTAACAGATGAGGAACTGAAAACTGCCACCTATAATCCCGAAGGCTTAACCCAGGAATGTAAACAAACTACCAATGGCTGGACTGATGCAATATTCGGGTCATCTTTCTCATCTGTGTCAATACAAGATGTAACTTCCCATGAAGATCTCGTTAACGATCAGTTCACAAGGGCGCAGGGATGCTGCACTGGGAGATTATCATCTCAACCGGATGGTTTGGTGACGTCAATGTCCTCCAAACCAAAACATGACTTAGATTTACTTCTGAAATCCAGCTTTGAAGTTCCGACGCTGAATTCTACTTCAAGCCTTGACGCTTCATCAAAAGGTAGGTTAGATCTTTTTTGGAGATGAAAtcttttgaaaagaaccgttgtgCTGAAATGTATTTGAAAGATGAACAAAGAGAACATTGACTAGAGTTTTATTTTAACCTGTGACCTCTAGATTAGCATCTGGCactctctaccaactgagctttctagctCTACTTTGGTGGAAttcctgttttgtttgtatatttgtttgaGAGGGGGCGGGGGCAGTCAGAAGCATTGCCTGTTAAACTACAAAATAGCCAGGGACTACACCCAAGTTTActgtaaaacattaaaaaaaattactgacATTGACAATCATTAACTTATTCCGAGAACTGGttggaagaaaaaataattttgagtaacttatttacaggaaaaaaataaaaatgcggACACTtgagtttacattttttttaaattctccTGGCGACAACCTTGTACTCTGTCATTTTAGGTTGCTTGATTGATTGTGTGCAATTGTAAACAtactttgtttatttgttttcccgAGTTTTATTTTCAGGAAATGCTTCCtgatatttaaacaaaaaggatGAATGGTTGAGATCAATAATCCTTGAGTTAGGAATGTGTATAATCCAATAAATACAAATGTCAATATTGGAACTGTAGTATAGTTCATTTCAGTGTTTATTATGTGCATAATAGTTTATTGACCTTTGTCCTGGGGCAAATCTCATAGCACTGCTTATAGGGTAAACAAACTTTCATGCTAATTGCTAACTGtatcctctgcttaccagtttttctttgaattgggaaaaaaataatgatgccatatatcaactgatgccctaattatcttcatttgttaatcttaagtatgcaaacatgtacttaaacttgatggacattgaaatgttcacaccacacaccgatcttcgatgacttcaactggccccatttgttttgagtttttcctgtttcacggcaaacgagaaagtatggtttcccggtgaagccatacatggaagaaacatctacagtgactacaagtgttctttgagactctgtgtatgactctatagccagcagttgccttcattttattcaaaatattctttttttataaatttttaaaattaccatggtaacttgcaaaaaatataaaaagtgtgaataattactggcttccaaatctgatttttatttatttttttatatttttttttcttaatatttataataaagcgtataaataaacagtgataattgaatcaacaagctgatgtttaaattttaatattaataatagtattgatacgagggttacaaaataaaaatctcaaaaaatattagaaaatgatttaaggcacatggcttctttaagcctcggtattttttttcaagaatgctcagcaaaacattcagtcacatgattttgatcatcatgaattgtgaatgaaactttttcggtgggcaaatatttttatatggcctcaacattatgacatatttttgtaccttgtagaaatgtcTAAACTACTAAACTTTTTGCGTTTACAAATGCAAatgaccagtggagccttacgtgtttctaagttttggtcaagggagaggagactctttgcttggcaaattaaaccacacaatttttatctagggactgtttacatcgcgcacagctTGCGTATTTACTATAGTTTAAATTGTTAGGCTACTCATTCATTTACATCCGGTAATACCTTTATGTGTGCTGTTGgtctagcagctctatgaaatggaaatcgaacagtaagcacaacatttgccattaagcagctctataaaattgtaatttgtttcttttatttcttaCACTACAGGTCGCAAGACAACAGAGTTCATCTGTAATTTAGTAGCCTCCGCCGTCAAGCGTTGCCAATGTATTTCCAATAGCGATGATCTGACATGGATCTCAAACAGTACTGTGTACATCAACAATCTCGCACGGACCTACCTCTTTATTCTATTCATCGTAAATATCATCACTTGCGTCTTCAACAGTCGACACACGCCAACTTACACTCTTGAACTCATCGTAACCTCAATTCCAGTCTCACAATCGCTTTATGTAGAGCGGAACTTACCGATCTACCGAGAGCTTATAAGAAAAGTCAAAGAAACAGAAGCCAGTATGGGGCTGATCTTAAGGAGTCTCGAGCAGAGAATTGGACGATCTTTCTCCAGCGAGAATGGCGTCCTGCATGAACTCGATAAGAGGAAAGCTACTCTTCGTGAACTTAGGGGTGAGGTTATGCCCCTGTACAGCGATATCAGACTCTGCATCATCTGTACGTTAGTGACGGAGATACTGCTGGAGTTTTTTATACTCGGCGTTGGGTTGATGTGTTTTAGTGGTCAGGAACTACTGGTTAGAGCAGGGGATGGTTTCACGTCGTTAGCGATGGCTTTATTGTGTATTGACTGTGTGTATAACTTCGTTCTCGTAGCAGTGTATTACCATGATAGAACGATTGACACTGTCATACAGAGAGATCGGTTTCATTTAAACGCATCATTATCGAGTCAGAAATCAGTCGCTGTATAATCAATGTGAAAATTATCATATAATGTCAAACCAAATCTCATAAAGCTGtagagcagaaaatactgcttggtaaatttctttgctaagcaaaatttgagttgggcaccagtcacagcattgtcaatttaataaaattttggctggtagctgATTCCAtttagcaatacttttctgtgcttaaaacaaatttttgtgcctaAATACAGGCTTtttaaaattgggccaaggtcgACGCAAGGTGCACTAACTTACACATATCCTGTCCCACATTGTGGGTGTCAAAATGAACACATAGGAaatgactcccaaaatggtagACGCGCATTGTGCAGAAGTGTGTTCCAATTTGTTGAAGGGGTCAATAAACCATGTAACCTTTGCTTACAACAaaaagatatacatgtaccttgacaTTCCAGAGCTTTCTTGCAGGAAAGACACTGCACTGGTCAAATGGGAAATGTTCAACCTTGTGTCATAACTTCCATATAAATTCAAGGGTTATAAAACTaacagctgaacaagttttgagatgtgcccctttcttCATAATTATATCAACAGTTGATAAAAATCAGACCGTGTTGGACTGTGTACAAATCCCGCCtgcagatatacatgtaccttgacaTTCCAGAGCTTTCTTGCAGGAAAGACACTGCACTGGTCAAATGGGAAATGTTCAACCTTGTGTCATAACTTCCATATAAATTCAAGGGTTATAAAACTaacagctgaacaagttttgagatgtgcccctttcttCATAATTATATCAACAGTTGATAAAAATCAGACCGTGTTGGACTGTGTACAAATCccgcctgcaggaagtccaggctctgtggttATTTTCTAAGCATGTGGTGAATGGTGATGTCAGTATGTAGGTCATATGGTCTATAGGCCTACTGTGGCTAATAGGAAAAGTCTGTGgaaattacattatttttcCATTTGAAAAGAAAGCATTGAAGACAAATTTGCAAAGtgagttatttttatttttttcaccaaAAGGGAGTCGACAAGTAGTCAGTCATTGAACTCTCATCTCACAAAGgatctgcttagcaatttttcaCTTCTAGATTCCACATACAGGAAAATGGAGGAAAGATTTTAATTAACCATctattaaaatgaaaacagctTTGCATAGTTGATCAATTGCCCTTCAACAAAAATGATTATTCAATATAACAATTGTGCGAAAACTTATATCACGTAAGACAAAGCAACATTTTGAAAGATGCCACTGTCAGTATTTGTACGCATTCCCAAAAGTATTGTTCTTCATAGATTtgaattcatttttttaaaactattgtcatcattttgtgtgcatatttattttaaagaaaagtatTATAATATCACATTACCAACAGGTATTTACTTTGACTAAGGAAACCGTTATATGAATTTTAATAaacattgttttctttattttatagaCAACTGGTTCAGTGTCACTCTTTAAAAGTATTTCCTTGAAAATTTGTCCAATgatcttttgtttgtttaagaGATGGCACCATTATCACTGTATTTCATTTTGCCAGTAGGTCTATCCCAAATAGCGAGGTTTCAATAACTTCAAAGggaggtatacgtttggtactcacttttaaaataatggcaacaaaaactATTTGTTAGAATGATTCCTACGTGTACAATAGCTTACACTAGTATACAGAATTTGAGAAGGTTATGTAAATAACAAATTAAGTGTTTATGGccccaacatttgaatctgagaatcgtTACCGCAtttacgcttctcagattgtgtattcgaATTCCTATTTTGACTTATCCTTGAGCGTGGACTAAACTGCTCCGTATTTtgggtgatatctcaaaaaccaaCCTTTTAAAATGAGATTCTCATTTATACTTTCCCTTAAAAGGGAATTTTTAATGAACTTCCTTTGGCGTGCTGGGTGTCAACTGTCAATGCCTTTGAAATAGTTACACACACCATCGCTGATTTTTATAGGTGACTCCACCAGTAGGAAGTTAGGAGTGACTCTTATTTCATCCTGTTGCATTATTACTATCAGTCGCTTCCTGCCACTATGGAAGAAACCCGTATCACACCAGGCCACCAAGTTTGGTTTGAAGCATGTGGTTTCCTCTCTGTTGCAATAAAGGAAATACAGATATTGAGattatttcaattaaaaatttgaCCCACTAACTATTGctgaaaacatttgtttgctgttctgcttagcagaaatgagcaggatacttgtcaaaactgtacatgtgacatgttatTGGAAGTGCTAatctcattctggtaagcataattttgttgtgcttatagctactttttgtgcttataagcagctctgtgtAATTGGGCAGTCTTGGAATATCACCGATGGCCACAGAGTGctctggttttggccttggtgccccttcaaagatCCACATAGTCGTCAAGATTTTCCTATGAAAGTGCCTTTCATTAAAAACTGAAAATAGCATTGCCCTCTCCAAGATATATAAAATAGGTTTTTCACATtcacttagtaaaagaacatgGGACAACAAACCGTCCTATTCAGAATTTAGGTAAAAATTCTTTGTCAATTTTACCTGAACGTGTTTCCCCTTCTTGCCCTCATCTGTCTCTGCAATGTTCTTCCGAAATTCTTGCTGAATTCTCCTCCTGAAGAAGTTTTGATC
This DNA window, taken from Asterias rubens chromosome 15, eAstRub1.3, whole genome shotgun sequence, encodes the following:
- the LOC117299985 gene encoding uncharacterized protein LOC117299985 produces the protein MSVQSLGKTPYRKLPHFYRTTIQLSTLLDVEQTLGQNDYRMVLELLGFPPEQVRFWGSRCMRPTLEALNEWDGSVQDLVEALQECDRVDCLSVLVQALLKTLQEGQGGKTTGTNILTQDTIPLSPFIVPPILTDEELKTATYNPEGLTQECKQTTNGWTDAIFGSSFSSVSIQDVTSHEDLVNDQFTRAQGCCTGRLSSQPDGLVTSMSSKPKHDLDLLLKSSFEVPTLNSTSSLDASSKGRKTTEFICNLVASAVKRCQCISNSDDLTWISNSTVYINNLARTYLFILFIVNIITCVFNSRHTPTYTLELIVTSIPVSQSLYVERNLPIYRELIRKVKETEASMGLILRSLEQRIGRSFSSENGVLHELDKRKATLRELRGEVMPLYSDIRLCIICTLVTEILLEFFILGVGLMCFSGQELLVRAGDGFTSLAMALLCIDCVYNFVLVAVYYHDRTIDTVIQRDRFHLNASLSSQKSVAV